The following are encoded in a window of Lactobacillus acidophilus genomic DNA:
- a CDS encoding amidohydrolase family protein, with product MTTKIDAYAHILPAKYYQKMLSVEPNIPNMFPFIKIKTLMDLDERLTKWPDQNTKQVISLANISPEDFTDSKTSAELCQSANEELSNLVDQHPGKFAGAVAILPMNNIESACKVISSIKDDENLVGAQIFTRHLGKSIADKEFRPVLAQAAKLHVPLWMHPVFDARKPDNNLVFSWEYELSQAMLQLVQSDLFQDYPNLKILVHHAGAMVPFFSGRIDHILDEKHAQDFKKFYVDTAILGNTPALQLAIDYYGIDHVLFGTDAPFAVMPSGADQIITQAINDLTISDKDKQKIFHDNYYSLIKE from the coding sequence ATGACCACAAAAATTGATGCGTATGCTCACATTTTACCGGCTAAATATTATCAAAAGATGCTGTCTGTTGAGCCAAATATTCCTAATATGTTTCCATTTATTAAAATTAAAACTTTGATGGATTTGGATGAGCGATTAACTAAGTGGCCAGATCAAAATACTAAGCAGGTAATTTCTTTAGCTAATATCAGTCCAGAAGATTTTACTGATTCAAAGACTTCTGCAGAACTGTGTCAAAGTGCTAATGAAGAATTATCGAATCTTGTAGATCAACATCCAGGTAAATTTGCTGGTGCAGTTGCAATTTTACCAATGAATAATATTGAATCGGCTTGCAAAGTTATTTCATCTATTAAGGATGATGAGAATTTAGTTGGTGCACAAATCTTTACTCGTCATTTAGGTAAAAGCATTGCTGATAAAGAATTTAGACCAGTATTAGCACAAGCAGCTAAATTGCATGTTCCCTTATGGATGCATCCCGTTTTTGATGCAAGAAAGCCTGACAACAACTTAGTATTTTCATGGGAATATGAATTGTCACAAGCAATGCTTCAGTTGGTGCAAAGTGATCTTTTCCAAGATTACCCCAATTTAAAGATTCTCGTCCACCACGCGGGAGCAATGGTGCCATTCTTCAGTGGCAGAATTGACCATATTTTGGATGAAAAGCATGCTCAAGATTTCAAGAAGTTCTATGTAGATACAGCTATTCTTGGTAATACTCCAGCATTGCAATTGGCTATTGACTACTATGGTATTGACCATGTTCTATTTGGCACAGATGCACCTTTTGCTGTGATGCCATCAGGTGCTGATCAGATTATCACTCAGGCAATCAATGATTTGACAATTAGTGATAAAGATAAGCAAAAGATCTTTCACGATAATTACTATAGTTTAATTAAGGAATAG